The Vigna unguiculata cultivar IT97K-499-35 chromosome 6, ASM411807v1, whole genome shotgun sequence genome contains a region encoding:
- the LOC114187460 gene encoding uncharacterized protein LOC114187460: protein MDEEDEPFLLQPLIPHYSTLSPSLSLHQHHHHNLKHLSSDTTNNIIVRILSILVIAIISIWANYEASKTFNISIVNDAKDSIAGRRFALSYVSNDKATRIILNTSSYVEHFLYPNNNVYPKKNIDTITLRLPRRNLNTTVAVYSVGKSSNCYVIEITPMLLEDKGYDKMAIVGAILRGMARVWLWDGAPQGLVDGMVEYVAEMAGFRREGVADGGSIPECEEARGGGWWWEGKDPTHVARVLHYCEKYKKGFIQRLNEALRDTWRDGVVDEVLGMPIIEVCCRLYTNNASWVGSTSM, encoded by the coding sequence ATGGATGAGGAAGATGAACCCTTTCTCCTCCAACCACTCATACCCCACTATTCCACTCTCTCCCCTTCCCTTTCACTCCATCAACACCATCATCACAATCTCAAACATTTATCCTCAGACACCACCAACAACATCATCGTCCGAATCCTCTCGATTCTCGTAATAGCCATAATCTCAATATGGGCCAACTACGAAGCATCCAAAACCTTCAACATTTCAATAGTAAACGACGCCAAAGATTCCATCGCAGGACGTCGTTTCGCTCTCTCCTATGTCTCCAACGACAAAGCCACTCGCATTATCCTCAACACAAGCTCCTACGTGGAACACTTCCTTTACCCTAATAATAATGTTTacccaaaaaaaaacatagatacCATCACACTTCGCCTACCTCGCCGGAATCTCAATACCACCGTCGCCGTCTACAGTGTTGGAAAAAGTTCCAACTGCTATGTCATTGAGATCACTCCCATGTTACTCGAAGACAAAGGGTACGATAAAATGGCTATAGTGGGTGCAATTCTTCGTGGCATGGCTAGGGTTTGGCTGTGGGACGGGGCCCCACAAGGGCTTGTCGATGGCATGGTCGAGTATGTGGCGGAGATGGCCGGTTTTCGCCGTGAGGGGGTGGCGGACGGCGGGAGCATACCGGAATGTGAGGAGGCTCGTGGTGGGGGCTGGTGGTGGGAGGGTAAGGACCCTACTCATGTGGCACGTGTGCTGCATTATTGTGAGAAGTATAAGAAGGGTTTCATCCAACGGTTGAATGAAGCATTGAGGGACACGTGGCGTGATGGAGTGGTGGATGAGGTGTTAGGGATGCCAATTATTGAGGTTTGTTGTCGTTTGTATACTAATAATGCTTCTTGGGTTGGTTCTACCTCCATGTGA
- the LOC114187637 gene encoding glycerol-3-phosphate acyltransferase 1-like, producing MVSSLEFIRLANWVMNQVLVKSCYGVARKIKSHGFDWGDLSSKPLQQPSSFPDIVKCDLEGRGSQTLACDFHKVLLRTHSFFPYFMLVAFEGGSIFRAFLLLCSCPILLILNYEMKLRVMIFISFCGLKVKDMENTSRAVLPKFYLENLNLEAYEVVASVGSRVFFTTMPRVMVEGFLKEYLNADAVIATELHTSGFYFTGLVSKSGFLVKHSALIDYFGDTKPDLGIGNTSLHDQLFISLCKEAYVVMNEGKVMPRNKYPKSLIFHDGRLAFLPTPSATLCMFMWLPIGFVMAIYRIFLGVFLCCKFTVALGAWCGLKFDFKDKNQKRSESDKGVLYVCTHRTLLDPIFLSSGLGRPLTAVTYSLSRVSEFLAPLRTIGLTRDRKEDGETMKRLLGEGDLVVFPEGTTCREPYLLRFSSLFAELADEIVPVAVNVEVSMFYGTTASGLKVFDPFFFFMNPNPKYCIEILEKVPREHTCGGGRSSHEVANHIQKELGYALGFECTNLTRRDKYMMLAGNEGVVQEKKGRRF from the exons ATGGTGTCCTCCTTGGAGTTCATAAGGCTTGCAAATTGGGTCATGAACCAGGTGCTTGTTAAATCATGTTATGGAGTAGCAAGGAAAATAAAAAGCCATGGTTTTGATTGGGGTGATCTTTCATCTAAACCATTGCAACAACCTTCCTCATTCCCTGATATTGTGAAGTGTGATTTGGAGGGTAGAGGGTCCCAAACCCTTGCTTGTGACTTCCACAAAGTCCTCTTAAGGACTCATTCCTTCTTTCCCTATTTCATGCTGGTTGCCTTTGAAGGTGGAAGCATTTTCAGGGCATTTCTTTTGCTTTGTTCATGTCCTATACTGTTGATTCTGAACTATGAAATGAAGCTCAGAGTGATGATCTTCATCTCCTTTTGTGGACTCAAAGTGAAGGACATGGAGAACACTTCAAGGGCAGTGTTACCAAAGTTTTACTTGGAGAACCTTAATCTTGAGGCCTATGAGGTTGTGGCTTCAGTAGGGTCAAGGGTTTTCTTCACCACTATGCCTAGAGTGATGGTGGAAGGGTTTCTGAAGGAATATTTGAATGCTGATGCTGTTATAGCCACTGAGTTGCACACTTCTGGTTTTTACTTCACTGGTTTGGTTTCTAAGTCTGGTTTTCTTGTGAAGCACAGTGCCCTCATAGATTATTTTGGAGATACAAAACCTGACCTTGGCATTGGTAACACAAGCCTTCATGATCaactttttatttctctttgcAAG GAGGCTTATGTGGTGATGAATGAGGGAAAAGTGATGCCAAGGAACAAGTATCCAAAGTCCTTAATATTTCATGATGGAAGACTTGCATTCTTGCCTACTCCTTCAGCAACCCTCTGCATGTTCATGTGGCTTCCAATTGGGTTTGTGATGGCCATTTACAGAATCTTTCTGGGTGTGTTCCTTTGCTGCAAATTCACAGTGGCATTAGGAGCGTGGTGtgggttgaaatttgatttcaagGACAAAAACCAGAAAAGATCAGAGTCAGATAAAGGGGTGCTTTATGTCTGCACTCACAGGACTCTCTTGGATCCAATTTTTCTGAGCTCAGGTTTGGGGAGGCCTTTGACAGCAGTGACCTACAGTTTAAGCAGGGTGTCTGAGTTTCTGGCCCCTCTTAGGACCATAGGACTCACAAGGGACAGAAAAGAAGATGGAGAAACCATGAAGAGGTTGCTTGGTGAAGGGGATTTGGTGGTGTTTCCCGAAGGAACAACTTGTAGGGAACCCTATCTGTTAAGGTTCAGTTCCTTGTTTGCAGAACTGGCTGATGAGATTGTGCCTGTGGCTGTGAATGTTGAAGTGAGCATGTTCTATGGGACCACAGCAAGTGGCCTGAAGGTGTTTgatccatttttctttttcatgaacCCTAACCCAAAATATTGCATTGAGATCCTTGAAAAGGTTCCCAGAGAACACACTTGTGGTGGGGGAAGGTCTAGTCATGAAGTGGCAAATCATATACAGAAAGAGTTAGGGTATGCTTTGGGATTTGAGTGCACCAACCTTACAAGGAGGGATAAATATATGATGCTTGCTGGGAATGAAGGGGTTGTTCAAGAAAAGAAGGGGAGAAGATTCTGA